One Amaranthus tricolor cultivar Red isolate AtriRed21 chromosome 1, ASM2621246v1, whole genome shotgun sequence DNA window includes the following coding sequences:
- the LOC130814020 gene encoding uncharacterized protein LOC130814020, whose translation MGGCASKPKELDINENAPAPVEAAAVEYVESETVAQDINGGEETNTGKPLADFSEPIEETNETIESKQDQEISKVPETKANEQVDVEEMIEDETVVEPKLEAVAVAEAEVEPESEAAPAEENVVSETETSPELVQELKAVEGETSEDKSDSPLITM comes from the coding sequence ATGGGTGGCTGTGCAAGCAAACCTAAGGAGTTGGATATCAATGAGAATGCACCAGCACCTGTTGAGGCTGCTGCAGTTGAGTATGTCGAATCTGAAACAGTTGCACAGGATATAAATGGAGGTGAAGAGACAAATACAGGGAAACCTTTGGCAGATTTTTCTGAACCCATAGAAGAAACAAATGAGACCATAGAATCAAAGCAGGATCAAGAGATCTCGAAGGTACCAGAAACCAAGGCTAATGAGCAAGTCGACGTAGAGGAAATGATCGAGGATGAGACTGTGGTTGAGCCTAAGCTTGAAGCTGTGGCTGTGGCTGAGGCTGAGGTTGAGCCCGAGTCTGAGGCTGCTCCAGCTGAGGAAAATGTAGTCTCTGAGACAGAGACAAGTCCTGAGTTAGTACAAGAATTAAAGGCAGTTGAGGGTGAAACCTCAGAAGATAAAAGTGATTCACCTCTCATTACAATGTAG